A region of the Gambusia affinis linkage group LG11, SWU_Gaff_1.0, whole genome shotgun sequence genome:
AAACTTAGTTAGTGAAGTCATAATTAAAGAGTTATAGCCTAAAGccaattttatttctgttgaaacctaaaacattcttgaataaacataaaattagacataaataaaatactgttcaacatgttaattttgatgttttacatAGGAAATCTTAACAAAATTATGATATTgtgcagtgatttttttttttttgcttgatctGAAATGGATGAATCTGAAATTAGTGGTATCTCAGTGGCTGGTAGGCTTAACTGTAGACTGGCATCCAAATGAAATTCTGGTTAGGCTTTTAACCagaatttcatttcaaattaaaaatttggttaaaatttgGTTAAAATTGTGACTTTGGTTAAGTCTGTAACCAAAGTCACAGACTTACTGTTTTAAGTCACAGGAgttaaaacagttaaaactaCTGTGACAGTAGTTTTAAGTCagtgaaagcaaaaatatatatatatattgttctgctggaaatttaaaataatttgctttatgTATCCGTTTGTCCTGTATTATTCCTAATACATACCTGATATTAGCAGTGTCTACTTAAATTTCAACAATAAGTGCAACCAACGCAACTGTGAAATGCACTGATGTCTAAAAACTCAAAgtagtttttattctgttctaAATACCTTTAGATCACAACAGAAGTTGTCTTTGaaaagaggtaaaaataaagGCAAAGTTGAAGTCCAATTTTATCaagaaacatgcaggatgccccCCACATCATGATAAAACTATCAATGTCCTCATAGTAAGTTTCActggttaaaatgtttcatgttaaCCCCTTTGTATGTATATCACGCCTCTGGTTGCTATTTTGCTGCTACAGCAGCAGTGAGGAGGGTCTTGACTGAAGCGCCAACAGTCAAGGACAATGTGTCTGGAGGTAACTTTGTTATGGGAGCTGTGGAGACTCTGTTATCGCTTGGGCTCCATTAATTCCAATTCATTTTAGCCGTGTGATAACTAGCAGCGTCTACTTGTCTGTGCTCTCACAAATCAGTGAGCTGTGTTTCCAGATAAAGACTGAAGTCTGCTGTGGGAGGCTTCTCTTTCTGCTGTCTGTTCTCATGAATTTAGTGTTAGCACAATTGTGTTCCTTATACTCCTCAGTGTGGCAGTGTATATAAGCATGTTTTAATTAGCAATCATAAATGAAATAGGGAAATAgatctttattttctctcatgGTGGAATTGGGGGGCGGGAGGGTATATGCTTTATGTTTGTGCGATAGCTGAGGTGTTTCTTACTGAGTGAGGCAAAATATTTGCAGCCAGACATCATTCCCACCAGTTGGCATGATGTCtgacaaaagtatttacatcccTAACcctctttttcacagtttgttatGTTCCATAAGTAGaagtcaaagtattttattgagatatttttcattgaccaacacaaagtgtgcTGTAATTTGtagaagaaggaaaatgtttaacaatgtataattacaaaacaagaTGTGACAGTAGAACACTATTGTATAAAATACTGACACCAATATATAAAATTCTGTACAAACAGAATTATGTAGATATATTGTGAAGCTGGCCGGTGGCATTTTCATTCCATGGGGATAGCAGGGACAGGGATGTTGGTCAGAGCTGATGGAAAGATTTATGGAGGTACGTAACAAGTCAAAACTGTAAGAAAATCTGTAGATGCTGCAAGACTTGAGACTGTGGATGAGGTTCACTTCTCAGCAGGATAACACTCTGAAACAATTGCAATTGTCATCAAAACTCCAACAGcatcaaaatatattcatttgtTCTGAACACTGACAATAGTTGAGGCAAACCTAAGAACTAAATGTGATTGAGAATCCAGGAtagttgaaaacaaatgttcacaTCAAATCCAAAATCCACCCATTTTTCATtataggaatgaaaaaaaaaatcagcctctAAATATGTGCAAAGCTGGTTGAGACACACCCCACATTCTACTAAAATGTGTTTACAAACCCTtgtcaaaataaagtaaagtacAAATTCAGgccatatttttcagatttttaattgaaaagaaatttgtaaagcatacagttttctttttcacttgacagttgtgtgtgttgtttttcatcATAAAACAATAGATCCATTGcggtttgtttttgtaacatgacaaaaactaCAAAGGTTCAAGGGCTATGCATATTTTTGTAAGAAAGTGCAGGTATTCATAGTGTTTATATTTGTGTATTCTGGATTACAGATTGTAATAGAGTGAACCCTCGCTTTAACGCAGTTCACCTTTCACGGCCTCGCTGCTTCGCGgatttttgtgtagttttttttcacagtgcactgtgttctgcgtcctgattggctaaacagtctccacgcttcttctctacctgtgtgccaataacgttacggtatttaaatatacgtaaTATAGCTTGacaaattttggcaaatatttttgcccagaagaaaaaagagcgacaactACCGATAACTGTGTTCTTCTCTcgaaaaaaacacacctgcaccacaggcttcagaagaaaaggACACTAGAGAGCCGCAgcgtcacagtcagaggaacagtgaaatacgcgagtcacaatttgtcctactgtacttcatattgatgattaaaataataattttactgtAGTTACGTGTAACAAAGCGttctatttgtttaaaaaaaaaatgattgggcctcaaaacaggttttgttctttggtttcaatgtagagtatttaattgcgctttataataattgtaaaaaataaaaatgaaatctacTTCCCGAATTTCGCCTGTTACGGGTCTTTTTCGGAACGCAACCCTCGCGAAaaacgagggttcactgtaaTCTAAAAATAGCTGTGTGGTGTCTGGAGGTATAATCAACTGAACCATCTcatatctgtttttcttttgtttattcacCATCTattgtttcttttgaaacaaTCACTACTGTCCCTCTAGCCCTCCACTCTATATCAAATCTGATTGACATGAGAAAATCTTAGTTCAGTATCTTGTTAATATGAGCTCCCTTTTTCTAAAAGgcgagaaaaggaaaaaagatatAACATTTTCAAGGACAAAGGAGGAGTTTGTGTTGTGGGGAGGCAGAACAGTTTAGTTTCTCACACTTGGAGGGAGCTCACTCCAAAAGGGTTTTATAGGATCCAGTATGGTTACTATGTATAAAACATTCAGCATAAATTTGTCATTACCATCGTCACAGGTTTAAATTATTCTTGCCTTCAACTGCTGAATGGATAGTTTATCTCCTAGTCGTTTAGGCGTGTAATGCAAGAAGCATGAATTTCCATGCGAGAAGAGTCACCTTGCCTGCCATCACACCTCTATGTCTACAGAAGCGGGTAAGAATTAAGCAGggatttcctgttttctctgatATTGACATAACAGTAAAGTTTTTCCCTCTGTTTCCTTCTGAATTGTTGACATcactttttgtttcagatttagatttatattCAAAAAGTGTCACACGAAGtccattttcagaaaactttcaTTGGACTATTCATGTTATCATCTAATGATTTGCTTACATTCTATTCAAAACACGTTGAGTTATTTTAGCTTCTCAGTTTTCTGTTAGTCTTCTTAAATGGAGTTtttccacaaaacattttcctattCCACCAGTCAGTCAGTTACACTTTCAGATGTGTTTGAAAGACTTGGAAATCTCTATCTGGTTAGACTGCTTTAACTGGAACGTGAGCACACCTTGTGCTTTGCTTAAAGGCTCATAATTATCTTTGGGTGTTGCAACAAATACTGATTTTAGGGTTCCGTTAAAACTGTGTAATCTCTTCTTCCTTCCTATTTGTTGAATTTGCTTGTTTACATCAACATTTTGATGGTAAATGATAAGCCTTAATACGGAATATTATCCTAACATTATACATGAAAATAGCTTTTGTTCAACCCTCAAAACTCATGATTTCTTCTAGTAGTGATTTGATATGCAAAGCTGCAACTAACCTTAAAGCTTGCTTATCAGTCGTGCTTAATAAGATTTATAGTTTTTTCTGCAATTTGTCTTCTGTTGCACACTGATTATGTCTTTCTAGCTATTGCCTTCCAGTAACTTGTATCAGAGGGCAGGTTTGCCGTAAGCAACTGGTTGTACAACTGTTTGTAGCAGTTAGAAGCAGCACCTGGTCTGGAAGCCCTGCAAGAATCTGAAACCATCAGTTTTTCCATTGTTATGACATGACTGAGGAGAAGTGGGAGGATGATTCAAATGGTTGTCTTAGTCCAGGCAGGAGGCCAGCTCCTCACCCTCTCACCGCTCAGTGACAGAGCCACAGCTGTGGGAGTGCGCTTCAAGGTTCAACCTTAGGAGGCTAATTGGCAAAATGGCACACGCTGTACTGCCCTTGAGATAAGAAGGTCTAATAGAGGAGTTTGTGTTCAATGAGACTATATTTAGTGCTGTATGGTAAGTTTCTGGATATACTCTGCCTTGTCTGGCTGTCTTTACAGCACGTAATGTACCGATGCCTTGCCCCAAGCTTCACCGATCACCTTGGCAAGACACTTTTTCAGATCAGCAGTTTAgacaaacttattttattttaaacacattttttctgggcttccattttgttgttgttgttgtttttgttttaagacatCTTGAAATCTCactcattttgtcacaatacaacttttttttttttataaggaTGCACTGATAAGGCAACACTATAGTGGGAATTTATAAGTTATAAGGACATTTATACAtagtttttacaaatacattttttaaaaattttctatGTGAATTTGCATGTAGCCCCCTTTTATCAAAGCAGTatggaaacatgttttacagGTTCAAGACTATGGAGGTTTCTAcaagttttgcacatttaaagatatatcttttttcccctttctttcttGCAAAATAGCTTAAAACAGCAATTTTGAAATCTTCTCCCCAGATTATTAGTTTGATTTAGGtgtgaactttgactgggccattgtaATACATTAATATGATCTAATCTAAACCATTTCTTTGTACCTCTGGCTGCTGATTGTGGACCAGTTGGAAGACAAATCTTCACCCCAGTCTCAATTTTTGTGTGCCTCTATTGGGTTTTCTTTCCTATTAACTCTGTCTCCCCAGAgaaaaaacatccccacagcatgataatGCCATTACAGTCTTCCACAATATGCAGTGATTTATTCAAGGGGCTTTGCAGTGCTTATTTTCTGCCCAGcaactttcttaaaaataattaaatcctgTATGACCTCTATGGGAAAAGctgcaaaatgattttttaactgtttaatttccttcagcaatgtttttcttttcaataaaggCCTGATTTTTGGAGAGCAAAACTAATCATATTTCAGTCAACAAATTCTTCCACACGATCAAAGGATCTCTGAAGCTCCCCCAGAGATACCATAAGCCTCTTGGCCGCTTGACTTATAAATCCTCTAGTTAGCCAGTAGGTTTATTGTTGTGCCAcaatcttttccattttcatatAATAGATAAAACAGAACTCTGCGAGACCTTCAGTGCTTGGGGTATTGCTTTAAATTTCTCAacaactttctccctgacctctttgctgtgttccttggtcttcatgatgcagTTGGTTCTctatgttctctaacaaacctccaaggtcttcacagaacagctggatttgcaatgagattaaattacactcaGGTGAATGGTCTCTcacataaaatgtcaatataGTACATTAACATTTGTGATTGGAATGTGACAATGTGAAGAAGTTTAAGAGATGTGAATACATTTGCAGTGCAGAATAATACATTCCTgttcttttcacaaattatggctttgaaattgaacaaaaatacacatcacaatataatttaatgtacattttattttattgttgcacatttgtaattcttatttaaaggttttttcaATATATATCAAAATCGTTGGTATCCATGGAGACCCATAAGTTCACAGTGCCAGTTTAGGCTGTAATATGCTGCTTCTCTTGTCTGCTCCTTATATGTCTGAACATGTGAATCTGTTGTAGTTTTTCTCCACCTATGTGATTGATTATGAATGGAACTGCAATGTAAACTATATTAACACTGAATGGTAGGGTTGTTTATTAAATGCAGTTGTTTGCTTTACTTGGGATCTATTACTGAACTCTAAATGAACTGATTTAAGACTTAAGACATTCCATAAAAAGGTCATGTTATTGCTGGAAGCATTGCTTCCTTAAATTTTTGGACTCAGTTTATTTGCAACTGCTCTTTGAGTTTCTGCGAGCCTTTAAGAAATATTATCACAAGTGcatgaatgttattttaaagagatttaagCCACAGAGCTCTCTCTTTTTGGAGGAGAGAGGATACAGGTGTTTCAGTAGGGAGCCCCAATGATGCATATATCTGGAGCTGGGAAAGCACAATGCTAACAGGCTGTTTTGTCATGCAGCTTTCTAGTTTTACTGCAGCACAGAGGAAAACACTGAGACGAGGGAAACTCAGTGGGAACCAGCAGACACTTGCTGTGAAGTTTGATATATGCTTTTATGTTGTGAACCGAAGggaaaaacaactttgcaaTTCTGTGGACTCAGTtgtattttgtggttttaaagctTGCCCAGAAACAGCAAGATGCCCCACTCCAAACAGAGGGGGAGCagattgattaataaaaaaaaaaaaaagaaagacgtTTCTCCATGTTATTGTTCACTCTTCACGTCCTCATATGTGCACAacatattttgtgtattttgttatgctttatgaaataaatatcaagttAATGAGGCAGAGAATGCATTACTTATAATGCCAGATCAGTTTTAAAAGCACTTCATTTAGATTTCCTTGTGGCCTTTTTCTCAAGTGACGAATGATCTCAGTTGCTGCATCTTTGGAATGGgtttgattaaatataattttctttcaggtGATAAAAGTGTATGATGAAAACAACACCAGCAAGGCTGTAGAGGTGCCCACTGATGTCACCGCCAGGGACATATGCCAGCTATTTGTCCTGAAGAATCACTGCATTGATGACCACAGTTGGACTCTTATTGACCACCTCACCCAGCTAGGAATAGGTAAGATATTTTTTGCCTCCTTGATTATCTGGCGGGGCATAGTCCCATCTGAGAGTACCataatttataaagaaatgaCATGGTCCCTAATATagtttgaataattattttccttttatatcTCTGTAGCCCCACTGTTAATTACAGTTAATAGCCAATAATATAGAATTTAgagacataaaatgtttattttagctgatttatttaatatgcATGTCAGAAATTGGCGTTTTTTCCAATCTACTTTGTATTGTGTTTAGTGTACACctttagtattattattattattttgtaatttgaaacTTCCAGTCCAAAGCAAATTGTATAAAAacatagtgagaaaaaaattctgttgGGTATTATTACTCTTATATTCTGTGAGACTGGATGGAGGTGGTaaatacagctgaaaccagatcttacactgtataaaaaaatatatatatatatatacagtttataattgtatttatatacatacatagtatttttttttgttttgttttatcacagTCTAACATAAATAAGTTTAAAGGTTTCCtattttaggtcagttaggGATTGACacattatttagattttctgaatTATGAGATACAaattattgtactttttttttagcactttcTTAACagtataaattttatttgctatTAAATTGCTATTAAACATTGCAATTTGGATCAAACATTGTAAGTATCATTCTTAAGTGTCATCTTTTGGGTACTACATTCCAACAGTGAATGCCCAGACATTGTGGGTAAAGTAACGAGACACAAAATTAGCAGAGGCTGTCGTTCAGCATCAGCTTGTGCTAAATGACACATCATTTAGCACAAGCTAAATGATCACATCATCATTTAGCACATGATGTGTGCTAAATGACACATCATGTGTCATTTAGCACAAGTCATTGTGTAAATCCAGCAGAACAAACTTAGCATTGTCTTGCCAGGAAGTGGGTGGAGCTCCACTTGGTTTGCCAAATGAGGGGCTAGGCTTCGCTTGGCGTTCCTAGGTGACAAAATTGTGACTCAACAATTTAGAGGTTTTTGGAACAAGTCGTTTTGCAGACACCAGTAGAACATTTACTTATTtccaaaattgttttatttttcatttttattttttgctctcgGATTGTTTCTAGAAACAGATGTCAAACTGAAAGTACAGAAATATGCAAAAGTCACTTTTTGCATAATAATGGacttttaaatttataatttagaCTTTGGTTTGATAATACACCTTTTTCCATGTAACTGGTCACACTCCTGTTAAAACCTTTCATTCATTAAgctttcattcatgttttccCTCTGTGTTTTCTCCAGAAAGGACCATAGAAGATCATGAATATGTTATGGACGTGCTATCAGGCAATGGGATGGAGACTGACAGTCGGCTGTATTTTAGGAAGAATTATGCTAAATATGAATTCTTTAAGAAACCGCTGGTGAGATTGCCACACAATTTTACTGAGTATAAAATAATCAGACCAGTGGTGGTTCTTGCATGAATGGTCTCCTGGACAAGTTTATTATAAATCATCTAAAATCAGGGATGGGATATTGTGCAGTGAAGTCTcacacaaaacacataaaatagtTTTCCGATTTCCCTGCAGCAAGCAGAGAGCACACTCTCCCCATTGAGAGATAAAATCAATAGCAACTTTGTTTAAAGCCTAGTCATGACAAGTAagttatatttttctgtctggtGCTTGTTCCTCCCTGGGAAACTTCCCATATGGCCCACATCAAAATCTGCCACTGGATCACACACATCTTGTAACTGTTAAAAAGATGAATTAATGTTAAAcaaattttgctaaattttgtAGGACTTTTTCCCAGATCATATGGTTTCCATATCAACAGAAACTAATGGCATTGTGGATCACTCCGAGCTGATTGAGGTATGGAGCTTTTTGATTTTGACAACCAatggtatgaaaaaaaaaaagaatggtcAACTATTTATCCCTCCCAAACAGACCTTCCTCAAATCCAGCACTTGTCCTGAAATCCATGGCCACCTTCATGTCAAAGAGCAAAGCAAGAAGTCCTggaagaagttttattttgttttacggAGGTCAGGGCTTTATTTCTCCACCAAGGGAACTTCTAAGGttagtaaaacaaacattcaataaataattaaacactGTTTTTGAGTATTTTATTGATATCATTTCAGtttacaattttagaaatataCATCTGCTGtagtttcaaaataattcattttgcaCTTTCTGAGGTTGCTGCAATTTGTCCCCAGAGGGGtctaaatgcataaaaccatttGGAAAACTCTTTTCTCCGTAAAATCAGTTCATGATCAGTTCATCCTCTGCATGTGCAGCAAAGGTGTTATAACAAGGCACTAGAGCAGGTTGAGCTTGGTTTTCCTGAGGCCAGCTGCAGTGGAAACTATACTCTGTGCTGCTGACAAGTGGAGCTTATACCTGGTCTGCAGCCATGCAAGCACACCCACTTTTCAACTGCTTTCATTTCTTACAACAGTAGGTCTTTTGTTGTTAAAGTACAGATAGGTTTGGTATGGCGCCTGCTTTTCATCCTGTGTGTTTACAATCCATCTGGTGTCTTGGTCAAACACTTTGCTAGTCAGTCAGCACAGACATTAATGGCTGAAGCATTACTTTAAATACGGAAGTGGGAACAGTGTGTCACATGAAAGCAGAACAATGAAcgtctttcagtgtttttactcAGAGAGTTATCTTTGACACAGTGTAGCTATTGATACTGTCTCTATGTctaaatatttgcttatttattttattaaataattcaatttttcagatgaaaatcATGCTCCACAATTGAGTTCTTAGATTTTTTCATTCTCATGCTAATTTAATTGGTAATGCTATCTATTTTGACTTCAtcgaaatattttaaagaaacctTGATcattttttaggaaaatatgCTTTTGCATTCCCATGTCTTTTCTATTAACCATTGTGACGTAAAATGAAATAACCAATACCATTGGAATGTACATGTATATTGACCAGAAATATGTCTTGGTTCCTCATACTTTGTcctataaaaaattttaacctCCAGAACTTtccaataattttaaatgtattttgttgggttttaatgtgacaggccaacacaaagtagtgtgtAATTGTTATATGGATGGATAATAACACATAgcttttcagttctttttttaaaataacaacataaaTCTCTGTGTTTACATATCTCATCAGCCACATTCAGTCTGatacacctaaataaaatccacagcaACCAACTGCAACTTGTACCTAATATGAACAATTTTGGTGTGTAAGGCATGTTTCTCTAAGGTTCTGTATAACTTTAGAGTAACAGTTTTAATGATGgccaatttttttcttcttcttctttttatatttccatttaagCTCCTAACTACAGCAGTCTTAGCTGTATTTTCACAAGAAGCTCTTTTTGATGTACAGGAACCAAGGCATCTCCAGTTCTTTGCTGATTTCGCAGACAGTGACATCTACACTGTTTTATCAGCCAAAAAAGCGCACGGAGCACCAACAGAGTTTGCTTTCTGTGTCAAGGTAGGGGGAGCTCCTTTTACTTCATGATGTTTGAACTTATTTTATAAAGAGATGAGTACTGTCAAAGCTTTCAGGTTTCCAACACacattgtattttaattttgtgtctGCTTGTTATGTCTCACTGCAGGCTACAAAGTGCAGTTCATCTCGTGATTTGAAACTGCTTTGTGCGGATGATGAGCAGACCAAGACCTGCTGGATCACAGCCATGCGCTTGTTAAAGGTTGGCTTGCTGATGAATAACTGTGGCTGATATGTAGGGAGAGGAATGCTGAGTCAGTGCTAGAATCAGATTTAGCTTTGGAAAGAGGTCAAGGGAAACTATCTAGTGATGCTGGATTAGCATTCCCACTCTTGA
Encoded here:
- the grb14 gene encoding growth factor receptor-bound protein 14 isoform X2, with the translated sequence MNFHARRVTLPAITPLCLQKRVIKVYDENNTSKAVEVPTDVTARDICQLFVLKNHCIDDHSWTLIDHLTQLGIERTIEDHEYVMDVLSGNGMETDSRLYFRKNYAKYEFFKKPLDFFPDHMVSISTETNGIVDHSELIETFLKSSTCPEIHGHLHVKEQSKKSWKKFYFVLRRSGLYFSTKGTSKEPRHLQFFADFADSDIYTVLSAKKAHGAPTEFAFCVKATKCSSSRDLKLLCADDEQTKTCWITAMRLLKFGMQLYQNFIQPHQKQKVSPMRSISENSLVAMDFSGQKTRVIENPSEALSVAVEEGLSWRRKSCHRLSGHGSPSSTQSSAPNLAIHLAQPWFHGKLSREEAQHLITQQGLIDGVFLLRDSQSNPKTFVLSLCHMQKIKHFQILPVDDEGELFYTLDDGHTRFTDLIQLVEFYQLNRGTLPCRLKHHCIRITL